The following DNA comes from Cryptococcus deuterogattii R265 chromosome 2, complete sequence.
TAATTACAAATGTAGTTTGGCGGAATATTTGATCCCTTTCGGCAGATTTCCTCGCAAATCTCAAAACCTTTGTTCTCGTCTTCGTTTACTGACCAGTTTGGCACCTCATCTCTatctccaccaccactgCATCTCGTCTAACTCTACCATCTCGACTGTTCCTCAAGCAAGAAACCGGAATCATGCATCTTATGTACACTTTGGATGAGAGGGGAAACAGGTAAGTCTCCTGATCTGGTTCCCGTAAATCTGTATTGACGACGAATTTTATAGAATTTACACCCTCAAAGTAGGTATTGGTTATTGGAGATGATgcccaaaaagaagaatacTGATGGTCCAAAAGAAAGTAACTGCTGCTGGCAAGCCCACGAAGTCTGCCCATCCTGGTACGTTTGTTGGCGTTCCGTTGAAATGCGAATACTGACATTTATGTAGCTCGATTTTCCCCCGACGACAAGTTTTCCAGACACCGAGTCACCATCAAGAAGCGGTGAGCTTTTCTCGTTTCGTACGAGGGAGAATGATTATTAATACACTGGTGCACAGATTTGGGATCCTTCCCACCCAGCTTCCATGCAAGCCCTTATAAATTATTAAACGCGATACGGGAGCTGTTTTAGACAGGTGGATGCATGTTGTATGATATGTGAATGATCTTAGTAACATATCGATTGGACTGAAGGAAAAATGCGACTTGCTCATTCTGAAACTGACATGATTAGCGAACGGGGTTCAACGCAACGAATCGGTCGCGAAATACATATTCAGCAGCCCAATTATAAACACACTAGTGTGACCTGATTTTAATTATTTACCGTCTCCGGCCCACggttcttctttcttcaacgTCAACTATCATTCCAAATTACCCTGCACGTCCCAACCCAGTTCCTTTTGTCTCTGatgctccttctccgcttcCTGCGGAGTGATTTTCCCCTTCGCAATACTCTCTCTTGGAGGCACCCCGTTCTCGGGGGTGTACTCCCTACCTGCATCTGACCAGACCTGGAGGAGTCGACTGTGTTGCTCCCGCACCCAATCATCGAGCTTGCACCAATCTATACGTCTAATCAGCTCATGCGTCCATGATGAAGGTAATGTTGGGACATACGAAGAGCCACAGTCTTGATATCCACGTCAAGCTGATTCCAATCGCCCATCGTCCAGCCCATATCAATTCGCCTGATAGGGTCTGTTATGGGATCGAGGTGCCGTAACCACTGGCCAGTGCGGGCGTCTTCAATCTTAGTAATATGCGCGTGGGTCATATTGGCCGAACCTATCCATGAGACCTACGCCGCCGTGTCAGAGCTTAGTCTACGAGACTGGcgggaaaggaaagaaaaaaaacatacaaGAGGCCAGCTCATGGCGTACGCTAGGCCGCGGAAGTAGTCGCCGAAATAATGAGAACGGCCGGCAGATGTTCCCCAGTACACATTAGTTGCGCAATCCAGATCTTTGAAAGCGGAGATCATGTTGGGCATTACGAGGATGGTCTGTTTTACGTCAGAATTACCCATAACGAATAAGTTAGCATCCGACTTACATCGTCGTCTGCTTTCCTATAAATAGATTAACTATATCAGTCTTGAGTTGCACAGTAATCGGTTTGAGGAGGCGTACATTACAAAGCGAGGTCTGCCCTtgactctttcttctccagcatATTCATGAGCTACCCACTTGAAATACTCATGAGTCTTTCCAAGATCAATATTGTCTATCATCTGTATATTCCGATCAGCGGTTATTATTAGCATTGCATACAAAAATAGGACGTGACAAGATTTGGACAACTTACTGGAAGCATGACCATATCTCCATGttttttcatttccttGTTGACGTCCTTAAGCAATTTCGCCCGCTTAGAAAGCTCGGAACTGGAAGACTGTTCGGGATACGGTGGCAGTCCAAGAATGAATTTTACTGTCACAAGTTCGGGGGGGAAATCCGGGATGATGGTCTCTCGGTACCTGCCAATTTACGGATACATGGTTATTAGTATCATCTAATAAACCAAGTGGATTGAACGTACAGGTCTCGTCTGCCTTTGTTCTGAGCTGTCGAGAAGATACCCAAAAACACCAGGACGCCTttatcatctccttccaagGGGATATCGCACCCAATCTCATGAGGCTGTCTCCCACTTAGAAGAGCAAAGTCGGGTTCTTCAAAGCTCCTTTGTATGTCTCCGTCAACAAGATGGGCATCCTTGCCTTGCGCTATatccttgccctctccTGAGTCGGCTGGCGTATCCGGATTAGGGGATTTGGCAACGTCGGGCACGTGGATAGGCGGTGTGGTTGCGGCATTGAGCGCGAGTACCAAAAGGATAATAATGATAATAGAGAGAGAATATAGGGTTGTTTTTAAGCGGATCGATGGGCGAACGAGATGGCGGGGGTTTTGGATATagtggaggaaagaggggcGAGATGGGTATGCCTTGGCCGGAGAGGTCATTGCGAGTGGCAGGAAAAGCAGACCAGGAGCAGAGAATGGTTCACCTTTTGGTTCGGCGTATGAGGGATGAATTGCGGTAACTTGATATCACTAATAAGCGGCTTTGGGCAAAGGACAACGAATACGATAATGATCGATCATGGTGGCGGTCAAACAACGCACAAACAGGCACCTCGTACATCGGCGGTGATGGGTGGCCGCGCTATTGATTGAGAAGCAGCGGCGCCCTCCGCTCCACCTGGCTTTCGAGTTTCAGTTTCTCGTAGCTTATTTACTTCGCTCGTTACTTTCGACGCGGCCGCGCGTGCACGCTTCGTTCGTTCACGCCCTACAACAATAACAACAGCAGGTAAATTACACGGACCCAGATTATCCATCATCCCCTCAAGCTCTCATTCAGACAATGCTCTTAATATGACGTCACAAGAAGTGCCCATAGACGCTAAAGTTCAAGTCTCAGCGGGCATAGGCTATGTGCGTTGGACTGGCGCGAATCCTGGATTTGCAGCTGGCAAGTGGGTCGGTGTCGAGCTGTGAGTAAAGCTTGTTAATATGTGGACATTTGAGCTCAAGTAGACAAGGTTTGAACCAGGAGGTAAAAATGATGGCTCAGTCAAGGGAGAGAGATACTTTGACTGTAAGCCGAATCATGGTGTGTTTGTGCGACCAAGTCAAGTCAGGATATTAGAGGCACCAAAGTCCACGGCAACAGTAAGCACTCGCACATGAAACATTCTAGACATGTACTTACATTCTGAAAGCCTCGTCCACAATCAATGAGACCCCCTGCTACGCCTTCGGCACATCGGTTAACATCTGCTTCGTCCTCTCGGCCGGCTTCGCCACAAAAACAACCAACAGCACGACCGACAGCACCGCCCACACCTTCTCAGACATCGCGAGTTCtgtcagcttcttcatcaacagaAGCTGTCGCGCCCTCCACAGCTCCAGCGACAAGACGAGTTTCgagttcatcatcttcaagacGATCGCAAGGAATCTTTAAACGACCGCCGTCAGTGCTGGATGGGCGAGCTCTGACTGCTACGGAAGAGATAGAGTATGTGGCCTCACACTCATTAgtctcccctcctccaggGAGGATTTCCTCGCCAACCCGATCAGTAGGCTCCCCAACGCCAAGCATTTCTCAACAAGGTCGAACGCGGTCCATTTCATCTGCTTTCGTAGTTCCCCCGAATCTAGCAACCCTTGAGCAGGCCAGTAGGCAACCACAATCCTTGTCAAGGCTGCCCTCatctgaagaggaagatacTTTGTTCGCTCAAAAAcgagagcttgaagaactTCGTATCAAGATTAGAATATTAGAAAACAAGAAACatgaagatcaagaaaAGATTCGAGATCTGGAGACCAGAGTTGGCGAGGCTGATTCGTTGAAAGCAGCTCGTGTGCGCTTGCAAGGCACGTATGGCTTCTTAGCTCATTGATGGTAGAACTGAACCTCGTTTTAGCTAAATTTCAAGAAATCCAATCATCTCTGCTCACGGCCCAACGTCAGGCGCGCGATCTTCAATCCGAAAATTCCATGCTTGAGACTCGAGCAGCTGAAGCCATTGATCAACTCGAAATGGCGGCTTTGGATAGGGAAGTGGCCGAGGAGAAAGCTGAGGCTGCTGAAGCGGATATTGTAAAACTGGGCGAAAAGGTGGCAGAACTTGAGATGGAGGTCGCTCTAttaaaagaagaaaacggTCAGTATCGATCAGCGTTGATTCTGACGACGACCAATTACTTAATAACTTTGCAGCGGAATACGAGAAGCCGGCTGGCGGTATAGAAGGAGAGCGAACGAGTCTAGCCTTTTTGCAGCTGGAAAAGCACAACGAGCGCTTGAAGGAGGCTCTTATTAGGTGAGTAATTTTGTATAACAATGACCGATATCATCACGACTGACTCGAAAAAGATTACGTGACGTCTCTGCTGAGGCGGAAAGGGATCATAAGGTTAAGATAGCCGAGCTCGAAAAAGTGCTCACCTCTCAGGAGGACCTTATCAGTCAGCTCGAATTCGCAGAGGCAAAGCTCACCAACGCCGAATCCCAAGTTGAAGACCTCAAGCAACAGCTTGATGACGCTCTTGGCGCTGAAGACATGCTCGAGCAACTTACTGAACGCAATCTTCAAATGGGCGAGCGTATTGAGGAGATGCGTCTAACGATTGAAGATTTGGAGGCCATAAAGGAGTTGAACGATGAACTTGAGGAGGGTCACGTAGAGACTGAAAAACAGTTgaatgaggagattgaagcGTTGACTGCTGAATTacggaaggaaagagtgaGATCAGGGGAACTGGATGCGCTTATTCTGGATATGGAGACTACGATCAATCAATTTAGGGAACTTGTTGCAAGTTTGCAGAGGTATGTTTCCTTGATACCCCTCTTGCTCATCTTTTGACGCTCGTGTAGCGAACTTGAAACTATCCGTCTGCAGCAGGCTACCCGAGAATCTGATACCGCCACCACATCCAAAGAATCGCAGGCTCTCATgaacctcaatctcaaacTTCAATCAACCGCAGCTAAGGCCCAATCGAAGACCATTGACTTGGAACTTCAGAAGTTGGAAGCATTCCAACTTGCCGAGCATCTGCGTATCGTTCAAGCTTATCTACCAGAAGCTTACCATcaaacagaagaagattcaACTACTTTGTTCTTATTTTTCAATCGTGTTGCCGCCAAAGTGGATCTGTTGATCAATGTCATATCTCAAATTCACGGTCTTCCAACGAGTTTGCATTCCACTTCGTCCGATGCCTTAGTCGGTATCTGCGAGCTCATAGGTAAACTGCACCACTTCTCGACTCTCAATAGACGATTCGCTGCCATAATGTGCCGGGGCACAACTGAGGAGTGGGTAGATTATGGAAAATTTATTGGAGAAATAGGGGGTGTTGAATCTAGGGTTGATATATGGCTGAATGGGTTGAAGAGTGATGAGTTtaatgaaggagattgcgCGAGGGATCTTGGAAGGTGAGTTTACATCTGACAATAATCACCAAAGTTTGGCGGCTCAAGTATCAATTCAGTTTGATATCTCAATTTGATCATCTTGCTGAGACCTCTTTCGACCATCCAGTTCTCGATGCTGGCGAGCAGCAGCTGGGTTTGGCCCATCTGTTTGATTGTGACCTCGATAATTTCGCCGCTGCCGTTGGATTTGTAAGACAGGCTGTTGCAGGATTGACCTCCGAGGAAGGTTCGTCATGTTCATAACATGAGAAATAGACACTGCTGATGGGCAACGAAGATACTGAGATTGAAATGGGGGACTCATCCCTTGAGGAAGCAGTCTATGAACCCGTTCAAAGGATATTAGACCTTGTTAGGAGCGTCAAAATCCCATCTACGTAAGTCATGCAGTTACATtaaagaaaagaagactgaAGAATCGTATTTTTAGCAAAATGGTGTTGCAGATCAAGGAGACTGTTCAGACTTCTTCGGCCTTTCAACCTGAAGTCGATCTGATGCTTCGCGAATTGACTACATCTGTTTCCAATGCTGTAGATCTTGCTGTACAGGTGCGCCTTCGCGTTTTTGCATGTTGACAAGTCGTCTGACCTTGATCAGCTTGCGCAAAGAATTGGTCAGCACGTTTCCACCCTGCGGAATACTAAGGAGCCCCTTCGCTTGTCTGATATAGACTCGTTCCTACGCGATGTCACCGCCCAATCTGCTTCTGCCGGTTCAAACGTGCACCCGTGGGACCTGATTGCGATGTTTGTTTCAAGGCTCAGGGAAGATTTGAATGGGACGTTATCGAAGATTAAAGAAGCCGCAAAGGACGGGAGAACAATCTCTTGTGAGTTCGCTGGTTAATGAGTCACATTAGTCTGATAGAATCATCAGTGGAATCAACGCCTCCTTGGCTCGGAAGGGTTGCTTCCATTAGAGAAGCCGCTTCATATAATGCTGATGCTGAGAAACAAGTGGTGAAGcttgcagaagaagtgaaggaTATGCTAAGAGAAATCAAAATAAGGGTAAGTTATTGATATTTCCATTTCGTACGGAGCTTATGCAATTACTGATGTGCTGTCCAGGATCAAAGCCTGCAAGAGTCTGGAATGAAAGTGGAAACcttggagagaagattggagGCCTCCCGCAAACAAGTGAGTATCCACAGTGCCGTTGCTAGAAGGTAAACTAAACTGTCTGACCATCGACTAGgccgacatcatcatcgagcTGGAAAATGATGTTGCCAAGGCGAGAAAGCAGGAGAAAGTCTATGAAGATGCCATTGAACAACTACAAGCCGAACAGGATGCATTAGAGGTTGAGAACGCCAGGCTTCGAAAGGGTCAAGGGCAAAGCAAGGATAGGCAAGGTGAGATCATTTCTATCTCGTTCCCTGCTTTGGCGCTGATGAATTCCCCTAGAAAATGGTGTATCCGCAACACCTGAATTTGGAGGAGATCCAGTAATTATAGGTAGTGGTGCGGGCCTTGAATCATCCCAACTGGCTGAACAGGTTGAGAGCCTCAAGGGTGCTGTTCGCTTCTTGCGCTCCGAAAATGCCCTGCTTAAATCTAGGGAGCTCTACAACGACATCCACTCTCTATCTGCTTTGCAATATCGCTTTGAGCCTCAAATGCCTGACCTTGTCCCCTCCAATATCCCCACTTCTCCTTCTAGCTCAGAATCATCCCTACCAACCACTCCTACGCACTCTCCTATGCGATCGTTACCAATGACGAAGCATATCATTGAAGTGGAATCGCgtattcttctccatcaaaTGGCCAAATTCCAAGCAAGTGCCAAGGTTGTGGACATTTCGAACcttggaggaaaggaggggtGGAAAAGTAGAAAGAATGCGCCTGAGTTACAGTACAGAGagtggaaaaaaaaggagaagagattaGAGAAGAAACTCGAAGGACTGATTGGGAGATCAAAGGGACTAAGTGGATTGTAGGGAATGATGTGGTTGCGCAGCGTAACGTTATTGTCATTGTTGATGATTGTCCAAATTAAAACTATATAGAAGAATACTCATCAGCTGTAGTTGGTTATGATGACTTGCACGATGTACGGTTAGTATTGGAGCCCCTCCTTCAAATAAGAAACAGAGTAAAACATTGCCCCATTATCATTGATATCATCGCTTGTTTCATTTTCACTTACATCTCTTTTATCTGCTACATGCTTTTCCTTACCACGGGCCTTACTGTTAATATTCTTCATGTATCGAAAAACAGTTAGTCGCATTGCAAGTAGTAATAGTGTTTGTGATGATAGTGGCTGTGTTGGGCGGGTCTAGCTGTCCAGAGCTGATGAGGGGCATCATCGTAAATTATGGTCCAGCAACGAGCACCCAGGGCTGCAACGCAAGCACGCAAGCATCATGCATGGAGCAGAAATGATAAATACGTATCTGATGATAGCACTCAGCATAGGTCGTCCGTCACTGGAATTTCAGGGACACTGATTAAGGCTCGATCTAGACTGCTTATGACGTCAAGGCAAAGTGGAGGTCATGAGATTGGAATGACGGTTGTCTTCCACAGCATAAAAATAATATCGGACGTATCCCCTTGTGCCACGCTATATAAAGGCCGTCCCACAGATCTTCTCCCCAATCGCTACTGCTTTCTCAATACTTTTTGACCATACGACACACAACAACCACCACAATGTTCAGACAGACTTCTATCCGACTAGCTTCCACAGCTGCCCCTACTCGTGCCGTCCTTGTAAGTCCTTTGACCAGTAACGTCTTCAGAGTAGAACTAACAGGGTAGCAAGCGGCCCAAGGCTCCCATCAGGCCCCCTCAGTCCCAATACAACGGCCTCCGAGCTGTCCGACGTACTTATGCCACTGATGTTCCTCCCCCTTCACAACCTTCAGGGGGCAGCGGTGGTAGCAACGGCCCGATGTTCTTGGTCCTCGCAGCCATAGTTGGTCTGGGTGCAGGAGGCTACTACTATTTGAAGCCTGTTCGAGACGTCGCTGCTATTACCCACCAGTCGATCGACTCCATAAGAGACAATGCCTCTAGTCTTGTGAGCTCATTGTGTTATGCAGCTAACAAGTAATGAAAGTTGACCATGGACGTAGGGCGATCTTGCAGGCTATGCCAAATCTATGCTTCCCCCTGGTGCTTTCGCCCTCTACTCTCACCTTTCTAAGCAGGAAGGTGGCATCAATGGTTTCCTCTCGTCTTTGAAGGATAAAGATTTGAAGGAGGTCCTTGAGGAATTAAAGAAGGCCGGCGGTGACGACGTCAAGCGCATTGTCGAGAAggtgcagaagaaggtcgatGAGGCGAAGGGTAACGTTGAAAAGGTTGACTGGAAGGGTCTCGCTCAAGACTTGAAGGGTGAGCTGCCAGAGGGCAGCCAAAGGGTTGTCGATGTAagttttccctttttctccattGCATGTTACACAACTAACAAATAACTAGATGTTGATCGGTCGAATACCCGACAAGGCCGACATTGAGAACTTGGTCAAGAAAGCGAAGTCTATTGGAGATGAACAGCTTAAACAGTTTGAGGAGGCGGCGAACAAGGTGTGGCAGAAGGTCGAGCAagccaagaaggataagaagagTCAAGCCGACGCTTTGCTCAGCGGTCTCAAAGAAGGTTAGTCTATTCCCAATACCCCTCACGAGTGTCATGTTTTACTAACTTCACAACTCATAGCTGCCCCTGCTGACGTCGATTCTCTTATAAAGCAGCTTAAGGATGTTGCGAAAAACGCGGGCTTGCCTGCCGACACTACTGAGGCTtggttgaagagcaaggttgaggatggcAAGTTGGATGCTGACGCATTCGTAAGTTGCTTCAATACCTTGCCGCCCGGAATGGAATAAGGCTAACAAAATATACAGGCCAAGCAGGTTGAGGGCAAACTCAAGACCGCGGCCAAGTTCATTCCCGGTGAACCCAAGGACCTTGTCCAACAGATTGAACAAGTTAGCCCTTCCCTGGCTAAGCTCGTTTCCCAAGCCCTTCAACAAGCAGGTGTGTCTGATGAGAAGGGCAACAAGAAAGTGTAACCATCATATGTAAAAGCATTCTTTAAATGGCAATTCATTATGTATCCCTTAACAATATGATCCATGTCATCTGTTGTTTATTTTATGTCCAAGGATCCCAATGCTTCCAGCCTTCTCGACACTTCCTTCCTGAGAATCTTCGCCTTTTGCTGTACTAATGCCTCCTCAATTTCATCGCCTTGTCCGGCTGCCGCGAGCACTCTGTCGAAAAGGTTATACGGAAGACAAACAGCGTTCGATTTTTCTTTGGGTAGAAGCTCGGGAGGCGTGACCTGCGATATTTGCGTCAGCGAGCCATATGTGGTTATTATGTGGGCGCTAATACCTGTCGTAGGTTCTCTATTGACCAATCCAACGCTTCAGAgacccatccccatctgAGTGCTCTTCCTATCCATCCTTCGGCGtttctttccatttcccacTGCACCAGCCAAGAAGGCATGTTCCATCCTTGTCTCTTGTCCTTGTTTAGCTGGAAAAGGGTATCGGCCACAGCTTCTCTGTACCTCCAGTTAGTATGAGAGGAGTCGTGTCGCTGAAGCGCAACTCGAAGATAATGCAAAGCTAAAGTTGCAGGAGGGCCCTGTAGACGGGAAGTTACGGGGGAGGTCTGGAGGAAAGCAGCGGCGGAGATGTCACTACTGATATGTTAACAACAAACTCTTGATGTAGAATGCAAATCAACTACCTACCCAGCATGTTCTTGTAATCTGGAAAGCTCTACACATCGGGAGGCGAGACTCTGGAAGAGATCGGTCATGTCCACCTTCAGTGAAGACGCTGCAGACTGAGCGATATCGTACATCCCTCGTTGAACGAAAAGGCCAACAATTTCCTGTGGAGATATTGCAACACCTACATCTAGCTCAATATGCCAAATCCGTAGAAGCAGAGCATAAAATAGTACTAACCGTGGTCATACATATCTGGAATGTGGCTTGATATTCTCAGTTGTGACAAAACAACAGTGTATTCCATTTCGATGTCCTCTAACGTTATGATGTCGACGGGGGATTTGCCCTTTGtaaactctt
Coding sequences within:
- a CDS encoding dynactin 1, which gives rise to MTSQEVPIDAKVQVSAGIGYVRWTGANPGFAAGKWVGVELFEPGGKNDGSVKGERYFDCKPNHGVFVRPSQVRILEAPKSTATPRPQSMRPPATPSAHRLTSASSSRPASPQKQPTARPTAPPTPSQTSRVLSASSSTEAVAPSTAPATRRVSSSSSSRRSQGIFKRPPSVLDGRALTATEEIEYVASHSLVSPPPGRISSPTRSVGSPTPSISQQGRTRSISSAFVVPPNLATLEQASRQPQSLSRLPSSEEEDTLFAQKRELEELRIKIRILENKKHEDQEKIRDLETRVGEADSLKAARVRLQAKFQEIQSSLLTAQRQARDLQSENSMLETRAAEAIDQLEMAALDREVAEEKAEAAEADIVKLGEKVAELEMEVALLKEENAEYEKPAGGIEGERTSLAFLQLEKHNERLKEALIRLRDVSAEAERDHKVKIAELEKVLTSQEDLISQLEFAEAKLTNAESQVEDLKQQLDDALGAEDMLEQLTERNLQMGERIEEMRLTIEDLEAIKELNDELEEGHVETEKQLNEEIEALTAELRKERVRSGELDALILDMETTINQFRELVASLQSELETIRLQQATRESDTATTSKESQALMNLNLKLQSTAAKAQSKTIDLELQKLEAFQLAEHLRIVQAYLPEAYHQTEEDSTTLFLFFNRVAAKVDLLINVISQIHGLPTSLHSTSSDALVGICELIGKLHHFSTLNRRFAAIMCRGTTEEWVDYGKFIGEIGGVESRVDIWLNGLKSDEFNEGDCARDLGSLISQFDHLAETSFDHPVLDAGEQQLGLAHLFDCDLDNFAAAVGFVRQAVAGLTSEEDTEIEMGDSSLEEAVYEPVQRILDLVRSVKIPSTKMVLQIKETVQTSSAFQPEVDLMLRELTTSVSNAVDLAVQLAQRIGQHVSTLRNTKEPLRLSDIDSFLRDVTAQSASAGSNVHPWDLIAMFVSRLREDLNGTLSKIKEAAKDGRTISLESTPPWLGRVASIREAASYNADAEKQVVKLAEEVKDMLREIKIRDQSLQESGMKVETLERRLEASRKQADIIIELENDVAKARKQEKVYEDAIEQLQAEQDALEVENARLRKGQGQSKDRQENGVSATPEFGGDPVIIGSGAGLESSQLAEQVESLKGAVRFLRSENALLKSRELYNDIHSLSALQYRFEPQMPDLVPSNIPTSPSSSESSLPTTPTHSPMRSLPMTKHIIEVESRILLHQMAKFQASAKVVDISNLGGKEGWKSRKNAPELQYREWKKKEKRLEKKLEGLIGRSKGLSGL
- a CDS encoding H/ACA ribonucleoprotein complex subunit 3, with translation MHLMYTLDERGNRIYTLKKVTAAGKPTKSAHPARFSPDDKFSRHRVTIKKRFGILPTQLPCKPL